The following proteins are co-located in the Conyzicola lurida genome:
- the mnmA gene encoding tRNA 2-thiouridine(34) synthase MnmA, protein MKVVAAMSGGVDSAVAAARAVEAGHEVVGVHLALSRMPGTLRTGARGCCTIEDSMDAQRAANIIGIPYYVWDFSERFKLDVVEDFIDEYAAGRTPNPCMRCNERIKFSALLEKALALGFDAVATGHYADVRRDADGNAELHRAATWAKDQSYVLGVLTADQLEHSLFPLGSTPSKAEVRAEAAARGFSVANKPDSHDICFIPDGNTRGWLAEKVGAEQGDILDRSGKVLGTHQGALAFTIGQRKGLSIGYPSDDGMPRFVLEVQPKTNTVVVGPKEALDLSELAGTKFSWAGLGPVESGISTVGEDGAILPFECEVQIRAHADPVAAVVSVEDGEMVIRPVEPINGVSPGQTAVVYVGTRVLGQCTIARTVSAVPVPA, encoded by the coding sequence ATGAAGGTTGTAGCGGCAATGAGCGGCGGCGTGGACTCGGCGGTAGCCGCGGCACGCGCCGTCGAAGCGGGGCACGAAGTCGTCGGGGTCCACCTGGCGCTGAGCCGGATGCCGGGGACCCTGCGCACCGGGGCCCGAGGCTGCTGCACCATCGAAGACTCCATGGACGCGCAGCGCGCCGCGAACATCATCGGCATCCCCTACTACGTCTGGGACTTCTCCGAGCGCTTCAAGCTGGACGTGGTCGAAGACTTCATCGACGAGTACGCCGCCGGCCGCACCCCCAACCCGTGCATGCGCTGCAACGAGCGCATCAAGTTCTCGGCGCTGCTCGAGAAGGCGCTCGCGCTCGGCTTCGACGCGGTCGCCACGGGCCACTACGCCGACGTGCGCCGCGACGCGGACGGCAACGCCGAGCTGCACCGCGCCGCGACCTGGGCAAAGGACCAGTCCTACGTGCTCGGCGTGCTCACCGCCGACCAGCTCGAGCACTCGCTCTTCCCGCTCGGCTCGACGCCGTCGAAGGCCGAGGTGCGCGCCGAAGCCGCCGCCCGCGGGTTCAGCGTCGCGAACAAGCCCGACTCCCACGACATCTGCTTCATCCCCGACGGCAACACCCGCGGTTGGCTCGCCGAGAAGGTCGGCGCCGAACAGGGCGACATCCTCGACCGCTCGGGCAAGGTGCTGGGCACCCACCAGGGCGCTCTCGCCTTCACCATCGGACAGCGCAAGGGCCTCTCGATCGGCTACCCGTCCGACGACGGCATGCCGCGCTTCGTGCTCGAGGTGCAGCCGAAGACCAACACCGTCGTCGTCGGCCCGAAAGAGGCGCTCGACCTCTCGGAGCTGGCCGGCACCAAGTTCTCCTGGGCGGGTCTCGGCCCCGTCGAGTCCGGCATTTCCACCGTGGGCGAGGATGGCGCGATCCTGCCGTTCGAGTGCGAGGTGCAGATCCGCGCTCACGCCGACCCCGTCGCGGCCGTGGTCTCGGTCGAGGACGGCGAGATGGTCATCCGTCCCGTGGAGCCGATCAACGGCGTCTCGCCCGGCCAGACCGCGGTCGTCTACGTCGGCACGCGCGTGCTCGGACAGTGCACGATCGCCCGCACGGTGAGCGCCGTTCCCGTTCCCGCCTAG
- a CDS encoding TetR/AcrR family transcriptional regulator yields the protein MASVSDIVRTAQISRSSFYAHFGSLDELSTAFLRAQFAGIGTEAADENVSGSLAARAGYTRLIGHILEHYPLYSSVLELPLTRTAFDDVVEAYSTRLLQSVFTAADVPENIDPELLTTYVAGGALTSISAWMRGRLDISDDELVEQLVGFLPVWALEPRA from the coding sequence GTGGCATCTGTCAGCGACATCGTGCGCACGGCGCAGATCAGCCGCAGCTCGTTCTACGCGCACTTCGGCAGCCTCGACGAACTCTCCACCGCGTTCCTGCGCGCGCAGTTCGCCGGCATCGGAACCGAGGCGGCCGACGAGAACGTCTCGGGATCGCTCGCCGCCCGCGCCGGCTACACCCGGCTCATCGGGCACATCCTCGAGCACTATCCGCTCTACTCCAGCGTGCTCGAGCTGCCGCTCACCCGCACCGCGTTCGACGACGTCGTCGAGGCCTACTCGACGCGGCTGCTCCAGTCCGTCTTCACGGCCGCGGACGTGCCGGAGAACATCGACCCCGAGCTGCTCACCACCTACGTGGCCGGCGGCGCACTCACGTCGATCTCCGCGTGGATGCGCGGACGCCTCGACATCTCGGACGACGAACTCGTCGAGCAACTCGTGGGCTTCCTGCCCGTGTGGGCGCTCGAGCCGCGCGCCTGA
- a CDS encoding ArsR family transcriptional regulator yields MESDSELRRLLAELTARVDALEGRAATVAPDPVSSTDDPLWILNGIRQRIGDPGAVVFAGAVRVAAGPVEWQVGFPVDAVLESDWTLLSASIASLGNPVRLALLQAVINGATTVAELSAGEGMGTTGQLYHHLNQLVAQSWLHQAGRGHYSIPPERVVPLLVILSAARRTM; encoded by the coding sequence ATGGAATCCGATTCGGAACTGCGCCGCCTACTGGCCGAGCTCACCGCTCGGGTCGACGCGCTCGAGGGGCGGGCCGCCACCGTCGCACCCGACCCCGTGTCGAGCACCGACGACCCGCTCTGGATTCTCAACGGCATCAGGCAGCGCATCGGCGACCCGGGCGCGGTTGTATTCGCCGGTGCCGTCCGCGTCGCGGCGGGCCCGGTCGAGTGGCAGGTCGGATTCCCCGTCGACGCGGTCCTCGAGTCCGACTGGACGCTGCTCTCGGCGAGCATCGCATCGCTCGGCAACCCGGTACGTCTCGCCCTGCTGCAGGCCGTCATCAACGGCGCGACCACGGTCGCCGAGCTGTCGGCAGGCGAGGGCATGGGGACGACCGGGCAGCTGTACCACCACCTCAACCAGCTCGTCGCCCAGAGCTGGCTGCACCAGGCTGGCCGCGGCCACTACTCGATCCCACCCGAGCGGGTCGTGCCCCTGCTCGTCATCCTGTCCGCAGCACGGAGGACCATGTGA
- a CDS encoding CarD family transcriptional regulator, with amino-acid sequence MEFIVGETLVYPHHGAVTITEVSTVTVKGVEKQFMTLKVHANALTIKLPIENAELVGVRDIIDDAGVEAVFEVLREPFVEEPGNWSRRYKSNQEKMASGSVYRVGEVVRDLWRREQDRGVSAGEKNMLLKARQVLVSELALAQKSTDEEASAVLDVVLSTSRPDLPEVPDADSAA; translated from the coding sequence ATGGAATTCATCGTGGGGGAGACCCTTGTTTACCCGCATCACGGCGCGGTCACGATCACCGAGGTTTCCACGGTGACGGTGAAGGGTGTCGAGAAGCAGTTCATGACGCTCAAGGTTCACGCCAACGCCCTGACGATCAAGCTGCCGATCGAAAACGCCGAGCTCGTGGGCGTCCGCGACATCATCGACGACGCCGGAGTCGAGGCGGTGTTCGAGGTACTGCGCGAGCCGTTCGTCGAGGAGCCGGGCAACTGGTCGCGTCGTTACAAGTCCAACCAGGAGAAGATGGCGTCGGGCAGCGTCTACCGCGTCGGCGAGGTCGTGCGCGACCTCTGGCGTCGTGAGCAGGACCGCGGCGTCTCGGCCGGCGAGAAGAACATGCTGCTCAAGGCCCGCCAGGTCCTGGTCTCCGAGCTCGCACTCGCGCAGAAGTCGACCGACGAGGAGGCATCCGCCGTTCTCGACGTCGTGCTCTCCACCTCGCGCCCCGACCTCCCCGAGGTTCCGGACGCCGACAGCGCAGCGTAA
- a CDS encoding tetratricopeptide repeat protein, with the protein MPEPLSPELEAAVAEGYANRERANMAPTVAYFTALLAEHPDNPWLLYEVGGAHDTAGDEAEARDYYERALAGGIDGDARRRCLLQYGSTLRNLGLHDESVDALQRARDEFPDSDSVRVFLALSLHAASRSDAAVAELLELAADGIRTPEVERYTAAIRGNAAYLRALAEGR; encoded by the coding sequence ATGCCCGAACCCCTCTCCCCCGAGCTCGAAGCCGCCGTCGCGGAAGGCTACGCGAACCGCGAACGTGCGAACATGGCGCCCACCGTGGCCTACTTCACGGCGCTGCTCGCGGAGCATCCGGACAACCCGTGGCTGCTCTACGAGGTCGGCGGCGCGCACGACACCGCGGGCGACGAGGCCGAAGCGCGCGACTACTACGAGCGGGCGTTGGCGGGCGGCATCGACGGCGACGCCCGGCGGCGCTGCCTGCTGCAGTACGGCAGCACGCTGCGCAATCTCGGCCTGCACGACGAGTCGGTCGACGCCCTGCAGCGGGCACGCGACGAGTTCCCGGATTCCGATTCGGTGCGGGTGTTCCTCGCACTCTCGCTGCACGCTGCCTCGCGCAGCGACGCGGCCGTGGCCGAGCTGCTCGAGCTCGCGGCCGACGGCATCCGCACGCCCGAGGTCGAGCGCTACACGGCGGCGATCCGTGGCAACGCCGCCTACCTCCGTGCCCTCGCCGAAGGGCGCTGA
- a CDS encoding serine hydrolase, which produces MKRSTKTTIVAVIAAVAVFGLGAAAIPRPPTLSTETSGDAALVAEVSDRLAELPGVRDRVSVAVIDGDDVREAHFGATNTTEYEIGSVTKTITAALLADAIDRGEVAADTPLGDLLELGSSPAASITLAELATQSSGLPRLAFGPAEFVSTLVTQYTASDPYGATVDELVAGARDADLGEKEYLYSNFGFALLGQALAVAANNDYPTLARERVFEPLGMDDTFAPTSTDDLSDDAATGYTASGRESDAWTLGADAPAGSVRSTLADMAVYARANLDETAPGVEATEPVAPAGEGSEIGYAWHTTDGVTWHNGMTGGFASWVGFDRDTGRAVVVLNNTAASVDELGFALMEED; this is translated from the coding sequence GTGAAGCGTTCCACCAAGACCACCATCGTGGCCGTCATCGCGGCCGTCGCCGTATTCGGCCTCGGCGCCGCCGCGATCCCGCGGCCGCCGACCCTGTCCACGGAGACGAGCGGCGACGCGGCGCTCGTGGCAGAGGTGAGCGACCGGCTCGCCGAACTGCCGGGAGTGCGCGACCGGGTGAGTGTCGCCGTGATCGACGGGGACGACGTGCGCGAGGCACACTTCGGGGCGACGAACACCACGGAATACGAGATCGGGTCCGTCACCAAGACCATCACCGCGGCACTGCTCGCCGACGCGATCGACAGGGGAGAGGTGGCGGCAGACACGCCGCTCGGCGACCTGCTCGAGCTGGGCTCGAGCCCCGCGGCATCCATCACTCTCGCCGAGCTCGCGACGCAGTCGAGCGGGCTGCCCCGCCTCGCCTTCGGTCCGGCGGAATTCGTGTCGACGTTGGTCACCCAGTACACCGCGAGCGACCCCTACGGGGCGACCGTCGACGAGCTCGTGGCGGGCGCGCGGGATGCCGACCTCGGCGAGAAGGAATACCTGTACTCCAATTTCGGGTTCGCACTGCTCGGCCAGGCTTTGGCCGTCGCGGCCAACAACGACTACCCGACGCTGGCGCGGGAGCGTGTCTTCGAACCGCTCGGCATGGACGACACGTTCGCGCCGACGTCGACCGACGACCTGTCCGACGACGCGGCGACCGGATACACGGCCTCCGGGCGCGAGAGCGACGCGTGGACACTGGGCGCCGATGCCCCGGCGGGCAGCGTGCGGTCGACCCTCGCCGACATGGCGGTGTACGCGCGGGCGAACCTCGATGAAACGGCGCCGGGGGTCGAGGCGACGGAGCCCGTCGCGCCGGCCGGCGAGGGCAGTGAGATCGGCTACGCCTGGCACACGACCGACGGCGTCACCTGGCACAACGGCATGACCGGCGGATTCGCGAGCTGGGTCGGCTTCGACCGCGATACGGGCCGCGCCGTCGTGGTACTGAACAACACGGCCGCGTCGGTGGACGAACTCGGCTTCGCGCTGATGGAGGAGGACTGA
- the ligA gene encoding NAD-dependent DNA ligase LigA gives MTVEETYAPQELEAARGEAQQLTNRILELRDAYYDRDTTLVSDAEYDQLMQRLEEVERLFPELQSQDSPTQNVGGRADVALFDPVVHAERMLSLDNVFSIEEFEAWAAKAVQNSGRAVHFLCELKIDGLAINLRYENGVLTSAATRGDGRVGEDVSENIKLVAGIPQRLEGEGHPALVEVRGEVFIPVVAFEKLNELQASLRERAFEESRDRFTARKSGSAEFEEDKARLSAARRFPAFANPRNAASGGLRAQLDKKDGLELEAARARFASLAMLVHGIGAWPDPPVASQSETYDLLKGWGLPTSPYYKVVDSTAAAVEFIEYYGTHRADPEHELDGIVIKIDELALHDELGATSRAPRWAIAYKYPPEQVQTKLLDIVVSVGRTGRATPFAVMEPARVAGSVVRQATLHNQDVVKVKGVLIGDTVVLRKAGDVIPEVLGPVVELRDGSEREFVMPEFCPECGTALAPAKEGDIDLRCPNARSCPAQVRGRVEHVGSRGALDIEALGEVTAAALTQPVVPETPPLVTEAGLFDLTIADLFPIRVQVRDSETGEVKLVAATGDDEESVPKEVAPFRRQRKKTDPLFDPEAETFAGDEHYVPSKTAYELIENLEIAKTKELWRILVSLSIRHVGPVASRALAGYFGSIDAIRAASREELAAVDGVGGIIADALIDWFQVDWHVEIVERWAAAGMQFATPGHPGPGAAAAADGPLVGITVVATGSLEGFTREGAQEAIIAAGGKSGSSVSKKTDYVAAGPGAGSKLGKAEELGIRILDAAQFALLLEGGPAAVALPEEAAPESESSAESPEDAVSAE, from the coding sequence GTGACCGTGGAAGAGACCTACGCACCCCAAGAGCTCGAGGCCGCCCGCGGTGAAGCGCAGCAGCTGACCAACCGCATTCTCGAACTGCGCGACGCCTACTACGACCGCGACACGACCCTCGTCTCCGACGCCGAGTACGACCAGCTGATGCAGCGGCTCGAAGAGGTCGAGCGACTGTTCCCCGAGCTGCAGAGCCAGGACAGCCCGACCCAGAACGTGGGCGGGCGGGCGGATGTCGCACTGTTCGATCCGGTCGTGCACGCCGAGCGCATGCTGAGCCTCGACAACGTCTTCTCCATCGAGGAGTTCGAGGCGTGGGCGGCGAAGGCCGTGCAGAACTCGGGCCGCGCGGTCCACTTCCTCTGCGAGCTCAAGATCGACGGGCTCGCGATCAACCTCCGCTACGAGAACGGCGTGCTCACCAGTGCAGCGACCCGTGGTGACGGCCGCGTCGGCGAAGACGTGAGCGAGAACATCAAGCTCGTGGCCGGAATCCCGCAGCGGCTCGAGGGCGAGGGGCACCCCGCGCTCGTCGAGGTGCGCGGCGAAGTCTTCATCCCTGTCGTCGCTTTCGAAAAGCTCAACGAGCTGCAGGCGAGCCTGCGCGAGCGTGCCTTCGAGGAAAGCCGGGACCGCTTCACCGCACGCAAGTCCGGATCGGCCGAGTTCGAAGAAGACAAGGCGCGGCTGTCTGCCGCGCGCCGGTTCCCGGCCTTCGCGAACCCGCGCAACGCGGCCAGCGGCGGGCTCCGCGCGCAGCTCGACAAGAAGGATGGCCTCGAGCTGGAGGCCGCCCGCGCCCGGTTCGCCTCGCTGGCGATGCTGGTGCACGGCATCGGCGCCTGGCCCGACCCGCCCGTCGCGAGCCAGAGTGAGACGTACGACCTGCTCAAGGGTTGGGGCCTGCCGACGAGCCCGTACTACAAGGTCGTCGACAGCACCGCTGCCGCCGTCGAGTTCATCGAGTACTACGGCACCCACCGCGCCGACCCCGAGCACGAGCTCGACGGCATCGTCATCAAGATCGACGAGCTCGCGCTGCACGACGAGCTCGGCGCGACGAGCCGGGCCCCGCGGTGGGCCATCGCGTACAAGTACCCGCCCGAGCAGGTGCAGACGAAGCTGCTCGACATCGTAGTGAGCGTCGGCCGCACCGGCCGCGCCACCCCGTTCGCCGTGATGGAGCCCGCCCGCGTCGCCGGTTCTGTCGTGCGCCAGGCGACCCTGCACAATCAGGACGTCGTCAAGGTGAAGGGCGTGCTCATCGGCGACACCGTCGTGCTGCGCAAGGCCGGCGACGTGATCCCCGAGGTTCTCGGCCCGGTGGTCGAGCTGCGCGACGGCAGCGAGCGCGAGTTCGTGATGCCCGAGTTCTGCCCGGAGTGCGGCACCGCCCTCGCCCCCGCCAAGGAGGGCGACATCGACCTGCGCTGCCCGAACGCGCGCAGCTGCCCCGCGCAGGTGCGCGGCCGCGTCGAGCACGTCGGCAGCCGCGGCGCCCTCGACATCGAGGCGCTCGGCGAGGTGACCGCCGCCGCCCTCACCCAGCCCGTCGTGCCCGAGACGCCGCCGCTCGTCACCGAGGCCGGCCTGTTCGACCTCACGATCGCCGACCTGTTCCCGATCCGCGTGCAGGTGCGCGACAGCGAGACCGGCGAGGTCAAGCTCGTCGCGGCGACGGGCGACGACGAAGAGTCGGTGCCCAAAGAGGTTGCGCCGTTCCGCCGTCAACGCAAGAAGACCGACCCGCTCTTCGACCCCGAGGCCGAGACCTTCGCCGGCGACGAGCACTATGTGCCATCGAAGACCGCATACGAACTCATCGAGAACCTCGAGATCGCCAAGACCAAGGAGCTCTGGCGAATCCTCGTCTCGCTGAGCATCCGGCACGTCGGGCCGGTCGCGTCCCGTGCGCTCGCGGGATACTTCGGGTCGATCGACGCGATCCGCGCCGCCTCGCGCGAAGAACTCGCAGCGGTCGACGGCGTGGGCGGAATCATCGCCGACGCGCTCATCGACTGGTTCCAGGTCGACTGGCACGTCGAGATCGTCGAGCGTTGGGCCGCAGCGGGAATGCAGTTCGCGACTCCCGGCCACCCCGGACCGGGCGCCGCGGCAGCGGCCGACGGACCGCTGGTCGGCATCACGGTCGTCGCCACCGGCAGTCTCGAGGGGTTCACGCGCGAGGGCGCGCAGGAGGCGATCATCGCCGCGGGCGGCAAGTCCGGCTCGAGCGTCTCGAAGAAGACCGACTACGTGGCGGCCGGCCCGGGCGCGGGCTCCAAGCTCGGCAAGGCCGAAGAGCTCGGCATCCGCATCCTCGACGCGGCGCAGTTCGCGTTGCTGCTCGAGGGCGGGCCGGCGGCGGTCGCGCTGCCCGAGGAAGCGGCGCCGGAATCCGAGTCCTCCGCGGAATCCCCGGAGGACGCGGTCTCCGCGGAGTAA
- a CDS encoding right-handed parallel beta-helix repeat-containing protein, whose product MSTRRTRVLARAILPLVAAVAFASLTVPAAHAADVVTVRDSAGLARALKAARAGQTISLAAGRYSGEFVAAASGTASAPVTLTGPRTAVLTTGSTGSGYALHITGDRWRVVGFSVRTAEKGIVLDGSVGTVLNSLDVGSIGHEGVHFRANSSDGILANSLVHDTGLTKPQFGEGVYIGSAQSNWSGVTGSATTPDRSDRVTVRNNVISNTPAEGVDAKEGTTAGTISSNRFVRTGFSGANSADSAIDLKGNAYSVSGNLVSGTKLDAIQVHTVLAGWGNRARIAGNGVGNGVPGYEVRVQATSVGTVVACEPSAAGAGLTNARCVP is encoded by the coding sequence ATGTCCACTCGTCGCACACGCGTGCTCGCGCGCGCCATCCTGCCGCTCGTCGCCGCTGTCGCCTTCGCGTCCCTCACCGTTCCCGCCGCGCACGCGGCCGACGTCGTCACGGTGCGCGATTCGGCGGGGCTCGCCCGCGCATTGAAAGCCGCCCGCGCCGGCCAGACGATCTCGCTCGCCGCCGGTCGGTACTCGGGCGAATTCGTCGCCGCCGCGTCGGGCACCGCGTCGGCGCCCGTCACCCTGACCGGCCCCCGCACGGCCGTGCTCACCACGGGCTCGACCGGCTCGGGGTACGCCCTCCACATCACGGGCGACCGGTGGCGGGTGGTCGGCTTTTCCGTCCGCACCGCGGAGAAGGGCATCGTGCTCGACGGTTCCGTCGGCACGGTGCTGAACAGTCTGGACGTTGGGTCGATCGGGCACGAGGGCGTACACTTCCGCGCGAACAGCAGCGACGGCATCCTCGCCAACTCGCTCGTGCACGATACCGGTCTGACGAAGCCCCAGTTCGGCGAGGGCGTCTACATTGGCAGCGCCCAGAGCAACTGGTCGGGCGTGACGGGATCGGCCACGACGCCCGACCGGTCCGACCGGGTAACCGTGCGCAACAACGTGATCTCGAACACACCCGCCGAAGGTGTCGATGCCAAGGAGGGAACGACGGCCGGCACGATCTCCAGCAACCGTTTCGTGCGCACCGGCTTTTCCGGTGCCAACTCGGCCGACTCCGCGATCGACCTCAAGGGCAACGCCTATTCGGTCTCCGGCAACCTCGTCTCGGGCACGAAGCTCGACGCGATCCAGGTGCACACGGTGCTGGCCGGCTGGGGCAACCGCGCCCGTATCGCCGGGAACGGCGTGGGCAACGGAGTGCCGGGGTACGAGGTGCGGGTACAGGCGACGAGTGTGGGCACCGTGGTCGCCTGCGAGCCGAGCGCGGCCGGCGCGGGCCTCACCAACGCGCGCTGCGTGCCGTAG
- a CDS encoding cysteine desulfurase family protein, whose protein sequence is MPIYLDHAATSPMPPDVIAAYASALAVVGNPASIHSQGQNAKRMLEEARERVADSVGADSVEVTFTGGGTEAVNLGIKGLWWARNASTGPSTGSETALPRPRILVPHGEHHATVDAVEWLEKHEGAVVEWIRIDEFGRVDLAALEAALDDDVALVTVLSANNEVGTLQPVAEIAALAAAHGVPVHVDAIAGYGYVPIDFHALRVAALSISAHKIGGPVGIGALVIARSATVVPLLHGGNQQRARSGTQDVAGAVAFGLAASQATAGLEEHATRLRSLRDRLVAGVREAVPSAVLRGDPTVEGRLPGNAHFTFPGCEGDSLLFLLDVAGFSVSTGSACQAGVPEASHVLTGMGLSEADARGALRMTLGTHTTEAEIDALVEALPAAVARASRAGLAEKQPTFGR, encoded by the coding sequence ATGCCCATCTACCTGGATCACGCGGCGACGTCGCCGATGCCGCCCGACGTCATCGCTGCCTACGCGTCGGCGCTCGCCGTGGTCGGCAATCCCGCGTCGATCCACAGCCAGGGCCAGAACGCCAAGCGCATGCTCGAGGAAGCCCGGGAGCGGGTCGCCGATTCCGTCGGCGCCGACTCGGTGGAGGTCACCTTCACCGGCGGCGGCACCGAAGCGGTGAACCTCGGCATCAAGGGGCTGTGGTGGGCGCGGAACGCTTCGACAGGCCCTTCGACAGGCTCAGAGACCGCTCTGCCGCGGCCCCGCATCCTCGTGCCGCACGGCGAACACCACGCCACCGTCGACGCCGTCGAGTGGCTCGAGAAGCACGAGGGCGCGGTCGTCGAGTGGATCCGTATCGACGAGTTCGGCCGCGTCGACCTCGCCGCTCTCGAGGCCGCCCTCGACGACGACGTCGCGCTCGTCACCGTGCTCAGCGCCAACAACGAGGTCGGAACCCTGCAGCCGGTCGCCGAGATCGCGGCGCTCGCCGCGGCCCACGGCGTTCCCGTGCACGTCGACGCCATCGCCGGCTACGGCTACGTGCCTATCGACTTCCACGCGCTCCGCGTCGCCGCGCTCTCGATCTCCGCGCACAAGATCGGCGGACCCGTCGGCATCGGCGCGCTCGTGATCGCCCGCAGCGCCACGGTCGTGCCGCTGCTGCACGGCGGCAACCAGCAGCGCGCCCGCTCCGGCACGCAGGACGTCGCAGGTGCCGTCGCCTTCGGACTCGCCGCGAGCCAGGCCACCGCGGGGCTCGAGGAACACGCGACCCGGCTGCGTTCGTTGCGCGACCGTCTCGTCGCGGGTGTGCGCGAGGCCGTGCCGAGCGCGGTCCTGCGCGGCGACCCGACCGTCGAGGGGAGGCTGCCCGGCAACGCGCACTTCACGTTCCCCGGTTGCGAGGGCGACTCGCTGCTTTTCCTGCTGGATGTCGCGGGCTTCTCGGTCTCGACCGGATCTGCCTGCCAGGCCGGAGTGCCCGAGGCATCCCACGTGCTCACCGGTATGGGGCTCAGCGAGGCCGATGCGCGCGGAGCCCTGCGGATGACCCTCGGCACGCACACCACCGAAGCGGAGATCGACGCACTGGTCGAAGCGCTGCCCGCGGCGGTCGCCCGCGCATCGCGTGCCGGCCTCGCGGAGAAGCAGCCGACGTTCGGGCGCTGA
- a CDS encoding VOC family protein: protein MNAHLFGYVSYRDAAAALDWLSACGFTVVRRIDAAGGRVLHAEVRLGQAVVMVSSNDDDFDDTVLVERPSGHGLYLMVDDVDRLFARAVAAGATPVIEPEDTEWTTRRAEVRDPEGNVWSYGSYEPGQI from the coding sequence ATGAACGCGCATCTCTTCGGATACGTCAGCTACCGCGACGCCGCAGCGGCACTCGACTGGCTCTCCGCCTGCGGCTTCACCGTCGTGCGGCGCATCGACGCGGCAGGCGGCCGGGTGCTGCACGCGGAAGTGCGGCTCGGCCAGGCGGTCGTCATGGTGTCGAGCAACGACGACGACTTCGACGACACGGTGCTCGTCGAGCGCCCGTCGGGGCACGGGCTCTACCTCATGGTCGACGACGTCGACCGGTTGTTCGCGCGCGCCGTCGCCGCGGGGGCCACACCGGTCATCGAACCGGAGGACACCGAGTGGACCACCCGTCGCGCCGAAGTGCGCGACCCGGAGGGCAATGTCTGGTCCTACGGCAGCTACGAACCCGGCCAGATCTAA